The following are from one region of the Camarhynchus parvulus chromosome 3, STF_HiC, whole genome shotgun sequence genome:
- the PAK5 gene encoding serine/threonine-protein kinase PAK 5, whose amino-acid sequence MFGKKKKRLEISGPSNFEHRVHTGFDHREQKFTGLPQQWHSLLADTANRPKPMVDPSCITPIQLAPMKTIVRGNKPRKDTSINGLLEEFDNISVTRSNSLRKESPPSHHQGRANHVPRPQEENGYIMCSQYSSESDGTAESGGERLRDRALCGDEWDRYCQGSLAARHNGHLLKVTARDLYYSEVTPLQSELSRFLPDYQAHLESKPKALEYGGLRLEYQRVPSGSSLDYRDSFPYAPSRASLQSEGPRDRLDYGEPDWGHGLAKEDIDKRPKSSYVDPASPQPAMRQRSRSGSGLQEPAMPYAASAFKAHQQGHSYSSYTYPRLSETAAGVPKVDYDRAQLVVSPPLCASDTYPRGPGKLPQSQSKGSYSSSSSSYQYPLLYHKAPHVQQPGSPYVSPGSYPSSPSLAPGAYPPPSWGSCSEQAPSRVSHEQFRAALQLVVSPGDPREYLDSFLKIGEGSTGIVCIATERHSGKQVAVKKMDLRKQQRRELLFNEVVIMRDYHHENVVDMYNSYLVGDELWVVMEFLEGGALTDIVTHTRMNEEQIATVCVSVLRALSYLHHQGVIHRDIKSDSILLTSDGRIKLSDFGFCAQVSKEVPRRKSLVGTPYWMAPEVISRLPYGTEVDIWSLGIMVMEMIDGEPPYFNEPPLQAMRRIRDNLPPRVKDTHKVSSVLRGFLDSMLVREPSQRATAQELLRHPFLKLAGPPSCIVPLMRQHRHR is encoded by the exons ACCATTGTTCGGGGGAACAAGCCTCGAAAGGACACTTCCATCAATGGGCTGCTGGAGGAGTTTGACAACATCTCAGTGACCCGATCCAACTCCCTGCGGAAGGAGAGCCCTCCCAGCCACCACCAGGGCCGTGCCAACCACGTGCCCCGGCCCCAGGAGGAGAATGGCTACATCATGTGCTCGCAGTACTCGAGCGAGTCGGACGGCACGGCCGAGAGCGGCGGGGAGCGGCTCCGGGACAGGGCCCTGTGCGGGGACGAGTGGGACCGCtactgccagggcagcctggccgCCAGGCACAACGGGCACCTGCTCAAGGTCACAGCCCGCGACTTGTACTACTCAGAAGTGACCCCCCTGCAGTCAGAGCTGTCCCGGTTCCTCCCGGATTACCAGGCACACCTGGAGAGCAAGCCCAAGGCGCTGGAGTACGGGGGCCTGAGGCTGGAGTACCAGCGGGTGCCCAGCGGCTCCTCCCTGGACTACCGAGATTCCTTCCCCTACGCCCCGTCCCGGGCCTCGCTGCAGAGCGAGGgccccagggacaggctggacTACGGGGAGCCCGACTGGGGACACGGCCTCGCCAAGGAGGACATTGACAAGAGGCCCAAGTCCTCCTACGTGGACCCTGCGAGCCCCCAGCCGGCCATGAGGCAGAGATCCAGGTCGGGCTCCGGCCTGCAGGAGCCGGCCATGCCCTACGCAGCCAGCGCCTTCAAAGCTCACCAGCAGGGACATTCCTACAGCTCCTACACCTACCCCCGCCTGTCCGAGACTGCAGCAGGAGTGCCCAAG GTGGATTATGACCGAGCGCAGCTGGTGGTCAGCCCGCCGCTCTGTGCCTCAGACACCTACCCCCGGGGCCCAGGCAAGCTACCTCAGAGCCAGAGCAAGGGCAGCTActcgagcagcagcagcagctaccAGTACCCGCTGCTGTACCACAAGGCTCCCCACGTGCAGCAGCCCGGCTCCCCGTACGTGTCCCCGGGCTCGtaccccagctcccccagcctggcgCCGGGCGCGTACCCCCCGCCCAGCTGGGGCTCGTGCTCGGAGCAGGCGCCCTCCAGGGTGTCCCACGAGCAGTTCCGCGCCGCCCTGCAGCTGGTGGTGAGCCCCGGGGACCCCCGCGAGTACCTGGACAGCTTCCTCAAGATCGGCGAGGGCTCCACGGGCATCGTGTGCATCGCCACCGAGCGGCACTCGGGCAAGCAGGTGGCCGTCAAGAAGATGGAcctcaggaagcagcagaggagggagctgctcttCAATGAG GTGGTGATCATGAGGGATTACCACCACGAGAACGTGGTGGACATGTACAACAGTTACCTGGTGGGGGACGAGCTCTGGGTGGTGATGGAGTTCCTGGAGGGCGGCGCCCTGACCGACATCGTCACTCACACCAG GATGAACGAGGAGCAGATTGCCACGGTGTGCGTGTCGGTGCTGCGCGCCCTGTCCTACCTGCACCACCAGGGCGTCATCCACCGCGACATCAAGAGCGACTCCATCCTGCTCACCAGCGACGGCAGG ATAAAATTGTCTGACTTCGGGTTCTGTGCCCAAGTGTCAAAGGAGGTCCCCAGGAGGAAGTCCCTGGTTGGGACACCCTATTGGATGGCACCAGAGGTGATATCCCGCCTGCCCTACGGCACTGAG GTGGACATCTGGTCCCTGGGCATCATGGTGATGGAGATGATCGACGGGGAGCCGCCGTACTTCAACGAGCCGCCGCTGCAGGCCATGCGCCGCATCCGGGACAACCTCCCGCCCCGCGTCAAGGACACGCACAAG GTCTCCTCGGTGCTGCGGGGCTTCCTGGACTCCATGCTGGTGCGGGAGCCCTCGCAGAGGGCCACGGcgcaggagctgctcagacaCCCCTTCCTGAAGCTGGCCGGGCCCCCGTCCTGCATCGTGCCCCTCAtgaggcagcacaggcaccGCTGA